In Nitrosopumilaceae archaeon, the following proteins share a genomic window:
- a CDS encoding M3 family oligoendopeptidase, whose translation MTLFKQGPWNLTDLVTDPKSTAFRKQLEEIETKVRNFEKMKKYLKPNISTQKFAHILSSLEEISEKFSKVSGYASLEYSADTQSDEATSLLTRMTKLGSQIENRTLYFDQWWKKQLDEKNANRLIKSSGELSEFLRFKRLLAKYSLSESEEKIINTLDVTGSTALVKLYDKITNAFQYVVKIDGKLKKYNREELGVLVRNPKSKTREVAYKALLSQYDRQKGVLGEIYQNLVQNWKDESIEIRGYASPISVRNIANDTDDKTVNSLLSVCKYNASVFQKFFTLKARMLGMKKLRRYDIYAPTLKVKQKSYKYDQAVKMVLQTLNGFSPTLSEYAKKVFIQNHVDSSIRPGKRSGAFCSTISPKITPYVLVNFKGKSNDVFTLAHELGHAIHSIAASDKSIFVAEAPLPLAETASTFSEMLLFDEILNKVSNEEKKSILTEHIDDLYSTISRQAFFTLFEIAAHKKIGEGATVEDISNEYMKTLKEQFANSINMTGDFGVEWSCIPHFYHSPFYCYAYSFGNLLALSFFQRYKNEGKSFAPTYIKILSAGGSKKPEILLKEYDIDISSEKFWQDGFEYIKNQVNRLSKLDN comes from the coding sequence ATGACTTTATTTAAACAAGGACCTTGGAATTTGACTGATCTTGTAACCGATCCAAAAAGTACTGCGTTTAGAAAACAGCTTGAAGAAATTGAAACCAAAGTAAGAAATTTTGAAAAAATGAAAAAGTATCTTAAACCAAACATTTCTACTCAAAAATTTGCACATATCCTCAGTTCCCTTGAGGAGATATCTGAAAAGTTTAGCAAAGTTAGCGGATATGCTTCTTTAGAATATTCTGCAGATACTCAATCAGATGAAGCCACATCATTATTAACTAGAATGACAAAGCTTGGTTCTCAGATTGAAAATCGTACATTATATTTTGATCAATGGTGGAAAAAACAATTGGATGAAAAAAATGCAAACAGACTAATAAAATCATCAGGCGAATTATCAGAATTTTTAAGATTTAAAAGATTGTTGGCCAAATATTCGCTTTCAGAATCTGAAGAAAAAATAATCAATACATTAGATGTTACCGGTAGCACTGCACTAGTAAAACTTTATGATAAGATCACAAATGCATTCCAGTATGTAGTAAAAATCGATGGAAAGTTGAAAAAATACAACAGAGAAGAACTTGGTGTACTTGTTAGAAACCCTAAATCCAAAACAAGAGAAGTTGCCTACAAAGCACTCTTGTCTCAATACGATAGACAAAAAGGAGTTCTTGGTGAAATATATCAAAATCTGGTACAAAATTGGAAAGATGAGAGCATTGAGATTAGAGGATACGCATCCCCAATATCGGTCAGAAATATCGCTAATGACACAGATGACAAGACAGTTAATTCTCTTCTTTCTGTTTGCAAGTATAATGCATCAGTATTTCAAAAATTCTTTACACTAAAAGCAAGAATGCTTGGAATGAAAAAACTTCGACGTTATGACATCTATGCTCCAACATTAAAGGTAAAACAAAAGTCATACAAGTATGATCAGGCAGTCAAGATGGTTTTACAGACACTAAATGGTTTTAGCCCAACATTATCAGAATATGCAAAAAAAGTCTTTATACAAAACCATGTTGATTCTTCTATCAGACCTGGAAAAAGAAGCGGCGCATTTTGTAGCACCATATCACCAAAGATAACACCGTATGTTCTTGTAAATTTCAAAGGCAAATCAAATGATGTGTTTACATTGGCTCATGAATTGGGCCATGCCATACACAGCATTGCAGCATCAGACAAATCAATTTTTGTTGCAGAAGCACCGTTACCATTAGCAGAAACCGCATCAACATTTTCAGAGATGTTGTTGTTTGATGAGATTCTAAACAAAGTTTCTAATGAAGAGAAAAAATCAATATTAACAGAACATATAGATGATCTTTATTCAACCATATCAAGACAGGCCTTTTTTACATTATTTGAAATTGCAGCACATAAAAAAATCGGTGAAGGTGCAACTGTAGAAGACATTTCAAATGAATATATGAAAACCCTCAAAGAACAATTTGCCAATTCAATTAACATGACAGGTGATTTTGGTGTAGAGTGGAGTTGTATTCCACACTTTTATCACTCTCCGTTTTACTGCTATGCGTATTCATTTGGAAATCTGTTGGCATTATCGTTTTTCCAGAGATACAAAAATGAGGGCAAATCCTTTGCACCTACGTATATCAAAATTCTTTCTGCAGGAGGATCAAAGAAACCAGAAATTCTGTTAAAAGAATATGACATAGATATTTCATCCGAAAAATTCTGGCAAGACGGTTTTGAGTATATCAAAAATCAAGTTAACAGACTCTCAAAACTAGATAATTAA
- a CDS encoding pyruvoyl-dependent arginine decarboxylase, with protein sequence MLDLVAKKLFLTRGKGVHQDKLTSFEYALRDAGISGTNLVLISSIFPPGAKLISRAEGLKLIRPGSVQFVIYSRQQSNEPHRLMAASVGIAEPADKAKYGYLSEYESFGETEKEAGDYAEDIAAQMLASSLGVKFDLEKSWDEKRKQWKISGEIYKTRNITQSAIGDPKGRWTTVFAAAVLIL encoded by the coding sequence GTGCTAGATCTAGTTGCAAAAAAATTATTTCTTACCAGAGGTAAGGGTGTTCACCAAGATAAACTAACAAGTTTTGAATATGCACTACGAGATGCTGGCATTTCTGGTACTAACCTAGTTTTGATATCTAGTATTTTCCCACCAGGTGCAAAGTTGATCTCTCGCGCAGAGGGGCTAAAACTGATCCGCCCAGGCAGCGTTCAATTTGTAATTTATTCTAGACAACAAAGTAACGAGCCGCATAGGTTGATGGCTGCCTCTGTTGGAATTGCTGAACCTGCTGATAAAGCCAAATATGGTTATTTATCAGAATATGAATCGTTTGGAGAAACAGAAAAGGAAGCTGGAGACTATGCTGAGGATATTGCAGCACAAATGCTTGCCTCCTCACTTGGAGTAAAATTTGATCTTGAAAAAAGCTGGGACGAAAAAAGAAAACAATGGAAAATTTCAGGAGAAATTTACAAAACAAGAAATATTACACAAAGTGCTATTGGAGATCCAAAAGGACGTTGGACTACAGTTTTTGCGGCAGCAGTCTTAATTCTCTAG
- a CDS encoding redoxin domain-containing protein gives MHEGEVAPDFELQANDGSVTKLSYFKGKKNTVLCFYPKNHLFACPSKKVFKMAQTIVSAYPEIVAMDAVLFAISVDTIEDQKKFVEEYKIPYLHLSDPKKETCKTYAGLNLAGLAKRSTFVIDKEGKIVKIFREIKVESHGKEIIASLKSLK, from the coding sequence ATGCACGAAGGAGAGGTAGCACCAGACTTTGAACTACAGGCTAATGATGGCAGTGTGACAAAACTTAGTTATTTTAAGGGCAAAAAAAATACAGTTTTGTGTTTTTATCCTAAAAACCATTTGTTTGCATGTCCATCAAAAAAAGTCTTCAAAATGGCTCAAACTATAGTCTCAGCATATCCTGAGATTGTGGCTATGGATGCTGTATTGTTTGCTATATCTGTGGATACAATTGAGGATCAAAAGAAATTTGTCGAAGAATATAAGATTCCATATTTACATTTAAGTGATCCTAAAAAAGAAACTTGTAAAACTTATGCTGGCCTCAATCTGGCTGGTTTGGCCAAACGTTCTACCTTTGTCATAGACAAAGAAGGAAAAATTGTAAAAATTTTCCGAGAGATTAAGGTTGAATCTCATGGTAAAGAGATTATTGCGTCACTGAAATCCTTGAAATAA
- a CDS encoding zinc-dependent dehydrogenase, whose translation MKAAYVKGPADVEIRTIEKPDVKRGEISVRMHACGVCGSDLEKIYGQYSQPSMRLGHEPSGIIVQVGENVKDFKKGDKVFVHHHVPCYSCHFCLHGNETMCQKYSETNLLPCGLAEEFVVPEWNVSHGGVIKIPDIMSFEEAAMIEPLACCIRAWNKIKIKKGDSVAIFGAGPTGMMHVMLSKFYGLNEIFCFDVNDFRLDFAKKFQITESIKSTDSMAHEKILSKTQDRGVDIAIVATGSLSAITQAIEFVRKGGTIVLFGVPTKDAKLQLDVSKVYSKEITIIPSYAASETDTVIAFRLIQDNSVQVKKLITHRFDLTESKKALEYAHQGNDAMKIIITNSETLN comes from the coding sequence ATGAAAGCAGCGTACGTAAAAGGTCCAGCAGATGTAGAGATAAGAACCATAGAAAAACCAGACGTAAAAAGAGGTGAAATATCAGTTAGGATGCATGCGTGTGGTGTCTGTGGCTCAGATTTAGAGAAAATCTATGGACAGTACAGTCAACCCTCAATGAGACTAGGACATGAACCATCAGGAATAATTGTACAGGTAGGAGAAAATGTCAAAGATTTCAAAAAAGGGGACAAAGTATTCGTTCATCACCATGTACCTTGTTATTCGTGTCATTTTTGTTTACATGGGAATGAAACCATGTGTCAGAAATATTCTGAAACAAATCTTCTTCCATGTGGGCTTGCGGAGGAATTTGTTGTACCAGAATGGAATGTATCTCATGGCGGAGTCATAAAAATACCAGATATCATGAGTTTTGAGGAAGCTGCAATGATAGAACCACTTGCATGTTGTATAAGAGCATGGAATAAAATTAAAATAAAAAAAGGAGATTCAGTTGCAATTTTTGGTGCAGGTCCTACTGGAATGATGCATGTAATGTTAAGCAAATTTTATGGATTAAATGAAATTTTTTGTTTTGATGTGAATGATTTCAGATTGGATTTTGCAAAAAAATTTCAAATAACTGAATCTATAAAATCAACAGATTCCATGGCCCATGAAAAAATCCTTTCAAAGACACAGGATAGAGGGGTTGACATAGCAATTGTTGCGACAGGTAGTCTTAGTGCAATAACTCAAGCCATAGAGTTTGTAAGAAAAGGAGGAACAATAGTTTTGTTTGGTGTTCCAACCAAAGATGCTAAGCTTCAACTCGATGTCAGCAAAGTATACTCTAAGGAAATAACAATAATTCCAAGCTATGCTGCGTCAGAAACTGATACCGTGATAGCTTTCAGATTAATTCAGGATAACAGCGTACAAGTCAAAAAGCTGATAACACATAGATTTGATCTTACAGAATCAAAAAAAGCGTTAGAATACGCACATCAAGGAAATGATGCTATGAAAATAATTATAACAAATTCAGAAACGCTTAACTAA
- the lsrF gene encoding 3-hydroxy-5-phosphonooxypentane-2,4-dione thiolase yields MDWGLKNRLARIIRPHSGRGVMLAVDHGYFLGPTERLEVPRKTIQPLLPYADSLMLTRGILRTSVDEKYSIPIVLRVSGGSSIIGKDLSNEKITTSVKEAIRLNATALALSIFVGAPYEHESLINLGKLVDEGEEYGIPVLAVTAVGKELEKRDARYLALSCRIAAEFGAHIVKTYYCENFEKVVNSCPVPVIIAGGPKLDSELDALQLTYDALHAGAVGVDMGRNIWQSDYPVPMIKAVRALVHQRVTVKEAHEIFTKNKEIEKNPKPASETITDQPKTKTKSTKSKKTKSN; encoded by the coding sequence ATGGATTGGGGATTAAAAAATAGGCTAGCACGCATAATCAGACCACATAGTGGTCGTGGAGTTATGCTAGCAGTAGATCATGGTTATTTCTTAGGTCCAACAGAGCGCCTTGAAGTTCCACGTAAAACAATCCAGCCGTTGTTACCTTATGCAGATTCTCTCATGTTGACACGAGGTATTTTGAGAACTTCGGTTGATGAGAAGTATTCTATTCCCATAGTCCTTAGAGTTTCAGGAGGTTCTAGCATCATAGGAAAAGACCTCTCAAATGAAAAGATAACCACTTCCGTAAAGGAGGCAATAAGGCTTAACGCAACTGCGCTTGCATTATCAATATTTGTAGGGGCACCATACGAACATGAATCACTTATAAATCTAGGAAAGCTTGTAGACGAGGGCGAAGAGTACGGCATACCTGTTCTTGCAGTTACCGCAGTTGGAAAAGAACTTGAAAAACGCGATGCCAGATATCTTGCATTATCATGTAGAATTGCAGCGGAGTTTGGTGCACATATTGTTAAAACATATTATTGTGAAAACTTTGAAAAAGTAGTAAACAGTTGCCCCGTACCTGTAATAATAGCAGGTGGACCAAAGCTAGATTCTGAGCTTGATGCATTACAATTAACTTATGATGCACTGCATGCAGGTGCTGTTGGAGTAGACATGGGAAGAAACATCTGGCAGTCAGACTATCCAGTTCCAATGATAAAGGCAGTTCGTGCACTGGTACATCAACGTGTTACTGTCAAAGAAGCACACGAAATATTTACCAAAAATAAAGAAATTGAAAAAAACCCAAAACCCGCATCTGAAACAATTACCGATCAACCTAAAACTAAAACAAAATCGACAAAATCAAAAAAGACCAAATCAAACTAG
- the ilvB gene encoding biosynthetic-type acetolactate synthase large subunit: protein MEKMSGARSLMVALEKEGVELAFGLPGGANLPIYDELYKSNIRHILVRHEQSASHMADGFGRVSRRPGVCFATSGPGATNIVTGIATAQADSAPMIAITGQVPSKMIGKDAFQESDIIGITNPIVKYAFQPMDAAEIPTVVKKAFYISSTGRPGPVLIDIPKDVQQNEAEMHFPNEVKVRGYHPWVDPDIREIERAIDMLLSAERPIILAGGGVIISSAFAELQSIAELLMIPVVTTFKGKGSFPENHPLSLGPIGMHGHAEANKMMVEADCVLAAGSRFSDRSVGTFEEFEKRLKIIHMDVDPAEIGKNQTTTVAVVGDIKASLRIMVKMLVQKAIKRGDDNPWLKRVNETRDYYRENLKLHPHPLGAAKILRKLREVLPHQSIVTTEVGQHQMWASLFFDVIQPGTFFSSTGLGTMGWGFPAAIGAKAAKPSVPVLDIAGEGSFNMTENSLAVSVLDNLPVIVLLMNNFSLGMVAQWQRTFYDRRMIGIDLKNCPDYVKLAEAYGAQGIRAESIDEVGKAVQTALKSDVATVIDIPIDPQEDVLPFVAPGTPLKDMILPS, encoded by the coding sequence ATGGAAAAAATGTCAGGTGCTAGATCATTAATGGTTGCCCTTGAGAAGGAGGGTGTGGAGCTAGCCTTCGGGCTACCCGGAGGTGCAAACTTGCCAATCTATGACGAGTTATACAAAAGCAACATTCGCCACATATTGGTAAGACATGAACAATCTGCATCACATATGGCAGACGGATTTGGGAGAGTAAGCAGGAGACCTGGAGTCTGTTTTGCAACCTCAGGTCCTGGTGCAACAAACATTGTAACTGGAATTGCAACAGCCCAAGCTGATTCTGCTCCAATGATTGCCATCACTGGACAAGTTCCATCAAAGATGATAGGTAAAGATGCATTTCAAGAAAGCGATATTATTGGTATTACAAACCCAATCGTCAAATATGCTTTTCAACCAATGGACGCAGCTGAAATTCCAACAGTGGTAAAAAAAGCATTTTACATTTCATCAACAGGAAGACCAGGTCCTGTCTTAATAGATATTCCAAAAGATGTACAGCAAAATGAAGCCGAAATGCATTTTCCAAACGAGGTCAAAGTCAGAGGATATCATCCTTGGGTAGATCCAGACATCAGAGAAATTGAACGTGCAATAGACATGCTTCTCTCAGCAGAAAGGCCAATAATTCTTGCAGGTGGTGGAGTAATAATTTCTAGTGCTTTTGCAGAATTACAATCAATAGCAGAACTTCTCATGATACCTGTAGTAACTACTTTTAAAGGAAAAGGATCATTTCCAGAAAATCATCCATTATCACTTGGTCCAATAGGAATGCATGGACATGCAGAAGCAAACAAAATGATGGTTGAGGCAGACTGTGTTCTTGCTGCAGGTTCTAGATTTTCAGATAGATCGGTCGGAACATTTGAAGAATTTGAAAAAAGATTAAAAATCATACATATGGATGTAGATCCAGCAGAGATTGGCAAAAATCAAACAACAACTGTTGCCGTAGTAGGAGACATCAAGGCGTCATTGAGAATAATGGTAAAGATGCTAGTTCAAAAAGCAATCAAGCGTGGTGACGACAATCCTTGGTTAAAACGAGTAAATGAAACTAGGGATTATTATAGAGAAAATTTGAAGCTTCATCCACATCCACTTGGTGCAGCTAAAATTTTACGCAAGTTAAGAGAAGTGTTACCTCATCAATCAATTGTAACTACAGAAGTAGGTCAACATCAGATGTGGGCTTCATTATTTTTCGATGTCATCCAACCTGGTACTTTCTTTAGTTCAACAGGTCTTGGCACTATGGGTTGGGGATTTCCAGCTGCAATTGGAGCAAAGGCAGCAAAACCAAGTGTTCCAGTATTAGATATTGCGGGAGAAGGTAGTTTTAACATGACAGAAAATTCACTTGCCGTATCAGTTTTGGATAATTTGCCTGTAATTGTTTTGTTGATGAATAACTTTTCACTTGGAATGGTAGCACAATGGCAGAGAACATTTTACGATCGAAGGATGATCGGAATTGATCTTAAAAACTGCCCAGACTATGTTAAATTAGCAGAAGCATATGGAGCTCAAGGCATAAGAGCCGAGTCGATTGATGAAGTTGGCAAAGCTGTTCAAACCGCACTCAAAAGTGATGTTGCAACTGTAATTGACATACCAATAGATCCACAAGAAGATGTTTTACCATTTGTAGCACCTGGTACGCCACTCAAGGACATGATCCTACCATCATAG
- the ilvN gene encoding acetolactate synthase small subunit: MWSIISVLVENKPGVLFKVTNLFRSRNYNIDSISVGITENPEFSRMTITTSADEKQLNQIIKQLDKLIDTVEVKRLEEKMSVYRELVLMKIKVSKPSDSMEIMNLANAFKCQVHDVRKTSIIIEITATPDRINAFEDLVRGYGILEIARTGICALSRGGVNED, encoded by the coding sequence ATGTGGTCCATAATTTCCGTACTAGTAGAGAATAAACCAGGAGTCTTGTTTAAAGTGACAAATCTTTTCAGATCAAGAAATTACAACATAGATAGCATTTCAGTAGGTATAACTGAAAATCCAGAATTCTCCAGAATGACGATCACTACGTCTGCTGATGAAAAACAACTCAATCAAATAATAAAACAGCTTGACAAATTGATCGATACTGTTGAGGTAAAACGCTTAGAAGAGAAGATGAGTGTATATAGAGAACTAGTACTCATGAAGATCAAAGTAAGTAAGCCGTCAGACAGCATGGAAATAATGAATCTTGCAAATGCTTTCAAATGCCAAGTTCATGATGTGAGAAAGACCTCAATCATAATAGAGATAACTGCTACACCAGACAGAATTAATGCATTTGAGGATCTAGTGCGAGGGTATGGAATTTTAGAAATCGCAAGAACTGGAATATGTGCACTTTCAAGAGGTGGTGTCAATGAAGATTAG
- a CDS encoding 2-isopropylmalate synthase: protein MKIRIFDTTLRDGEQTPGVALTPEQKLGIAEKLDALGVDAIEAGFPVISDGEMQGIKLICNANFRAEICGLARTDKKDIDAAVTAGLKYIHTFIATSDIHLKYKLKLSRDQALAKAIEAVEYGKSLGLQVEFSAEDATRTDRDFLKKVFKEVANAGADRIDIPDTVGYSTPGYIAEITKDAIEATHLPISVHCHNDFGLAVANAISSIQVGAQCAHVTINGIGERAGNASLEELVMSLQCLQFDKKYETNINTKLLYETSRYVSSIVGIHVQPNKAIVGENAFGHESGIHTHGVLSNPLTYEPISPELVGRTRWFQVGKHAGAHGVSAMLEEYGIQPTREQAHEILERVKKLGDQGKHVTDVELLSITGEVMQTQGLKRLVHLTGFSVSTGMGNMPYAFVKLNIEGKDFIGTDYGVGPVDASINAIQKITGEIAKVRIKDYKLDSIAGGSDALCEVTIKVEDAYGNLASAKSIGEDIVITSVQAMIDGINRIMLKKILKQKNLGK, encoded by the coding sequence ATGAAGATTAGAATTTTTGATACAACACTAAGAGATGGTGAACAAACACCTGGAGTAGCTCTAACACCAGAACAGAAACTAGGTATTGCAGAAAAGCTAGATGCACTTGGTGTTGATGCTATAGAAGCTGGATTTCCAGTAATTTCCGATGGAGAAATGCAAGGTATCAAGTTGATATGTAATGCAAATTTTCGTGCAGAAATATGTGGTTTAGCAAGGACAGATAAAAAAGACATAGATGCAGCAGTTACAGCAGGTCTCAAATACATCCACACATTTATCGCAACATCAGACATACATCTCAAGTACAAACTAAAACTATCACGAGATCAAGCATTGGCAAAAGCAATAGAAGCTGTAGAATATGGAAAATCTCTTGGTTTGCAGGTAGAGTTCTCTGCTGAGGATGCAACAAGAACTGATAGAGACTTTCTTAAAAAAGTTTTCAAAGAAGTTGCAAATGCAGGTGCAGATAGAATAGACATACCAGACACGGTGGGATATTCCACTCCAGGATATATTGCAGAGATAACTAAAGATGCGATTGAAGCAACACATCTACCAATTAGTGTACATTGCCACAATGATTTTGGTCTTGCAGTTGCAAATGCAATTTCTTCAATACAAGTAGGTGCTCAATGTGCACATGTCACAATAAATGGAATAGGGGAAAGAGCAGGCAATGCATCTCTTGAAGAGTTGGTAATGTCACTTCAATGCTTACAATTTGATAAAAAATATGAGACAAACATTAACACAAAACTTCTCTATGAGACCTCAAGGTATGTCTCCAGCATAGTAGGAATTCACGTACAACCAAACAAAGCTATCGTTGGTGAAAACGCCTTTGGACACGAATCTGGAATACATACCCATGGCGTTTTGAGTAATCCATTGACCTATGAGCCAATTAGTCCAGAACTTGTAGGCAGAACAAGATGGTTCCAAGTAGGAAAACATGCAGGTGCTCATGGAGTTTCCGCAATGCTTGAAGAATATGGGATTCAACCAACAAGGGAACAAGCTCATGAAATTCTTGAGAGAGTAAAAAAACTTGGAGATCAAGGAAAACATGTCACTGATGTAGAATTGCTTTCAATAACAGGAGAAGTCATGCAAACACAAGGTCTAAAGAGACTAGTACATCTTACAGGATTTTCTGTCTCAACTGGTATGGGCAACATGCCATATGCATTTGTCAAATTAAACATAGAAGGAAAAGACTTTATCGGAACTGATTATGGTGTAGGTCCTGTAGACGCATCAATAAACGCAATTCAAAAAATAACTGGCGAGATAGCCAAAGTACGAATTAAAGATTACAAGTTAGATTCCATAGCTGGTGGCTCTGATGCACTTTGTGAAGTAACAATAAAGGTAGAAGATGCATATGGTAATCTTGCATCAGCAAAATCAATAGGAGAAGACATTGTAATTACTAGCGTACAAGCCATGATTGATGGCATAAACAGAATAATGCTCAAGAAAATTCTCAAGCAGAAAAATTTAGGAAAATAG
- a CDS encoding rhomboid family intramembrane serine protease: MFLKLSSPSPITLLLIIVNGVIFAYGTLSNSQDQIISHYGFVPDNLFRYNHPLSDDIIRLFSSMFIHANIAHIAFNLLALAYLGGFAERSIGIPRYLLIYLSAGVSGALLHGIIASFILGNGSSVLIGASGAISGIMGITAALGDIRGYYWLAIQILFAFVGSFASISIAFMAHVGGFIAGLLLTKLLIEIERKKRKGYWSYSQ; encoded by the coding sequence ATGTTTCTTAAACTATCTAGTCCCTCTCCCATCACATTATTATTGATTATTGTAAATGGTGTGATTTTTGCATATGGTACTTTATCAAATTCGCAAGATCAAATCATTTCCCACTATGGATTTGTTCCCGATAATTTATTTCGCTACAATCACCCTTTATCAGATGACATAATCAGATTATTTTCCTCAATGTTCATTCATGCAAATATTGCCCATATTGCATTCAACCTTTTGGCACTTGCATATTTGGGAGGCTTTGCAGAAAGATCAATTGGCATACCCAGATATCTCTTGATTTATTTATCAGCAGGAGTCTCAGGCGCATTGCTGCATGGAATTATTGCATCATTCATTTTGGGAAATGGTTCAAGTGTTTTGATTGGAGCGTCTGGAGCAATTTCAGGCATAATGGGAATTACAGCTGCACTTGGCGACATCAGAGGATATTACTGGCTTGCCATACAGATCCTATTTGCATTTGTCGGCTCGTTTGCGTCAATATCAATAGCGTTCATGGCACATGTTGGCGGGTTCATAGCTGGATTGCTATTGACAAAATTACTAATTGAGATAGAGCGTAAAAAAAGAAAGGGATACTGGAGCTATTCACAATAA
- a CDS encoding isocitrate/isopropylmalate dehydrogenase family protein → MYQIALITGDGIGPEISESVIKVLETVNDKLDLKIKIEKLEAGDNALKKTGKALPESTLESVKKSNACLKAPVGESAADVIIVLRRMLNLYANIRPAKSYPNMPALKDNIDLVIVRENTEDLYTGMEFDIGNTVVALRTISEDASKRIAKYAFLMADQRNQKRKVTCVHKSNVMRKTDGLFARSCSEIAKGFQDIHFEQMYVDACAMNLIRQPETFDVIVTTNLFGDILSDEAAQVVGGLGMAPAANIGDNFALFEPVHGAAFDIAGKQAANPSSFILSAKMMFEWLGMKNNDQKCFTVAKKIESAVYGVVQKGLKTKDIGGNITTSEFARHVISNIT, encoded by the coding sequence ATGTATCAAATTGCTCTCATAACAGGAGATGGTATAGGACCGGAGATTTCGGAGTCTGTGATCAAAGTTTTAGAAACAGTAAATGACAAACTTGATTTAAAAATAAAAATAGAAAAACTTGAAGCTGGTGATAATGCATTAAAAAAAACAGGAAAAGCGTTACCTGAATCAACTTTAGAATCTGTTAAAAAATCAAACGCATGCTTGAAGGCTCCAGTAGGTGAAAGTGCCGCAGATGTAATCATAGTATTAAGAAGAATGTTAAACCTCTATGCAAACATCAGACCTGCAAAGTCATACCCTAACATGCCAGCGCTAAAGGACAACATAGACTTGGTCATAGTTAGGGAAAATACAGAGGACCTTTACACGGGCATGGAGTTTGATATTGGAAATACAGTAGTAGCTTTACGTACAATTTCAGAAGATGCGTCAAAACGTATAGCAAAATACGCATTTTTAATGGCAGATCAGCGAAACCAAAAAAGAAAGGTCACATGCGTTCACAAGTCCAATGTCATGAGAAAAACAGATGGTCTTTTTGCCAGATCTTGTAGTGAAATAGCGAAAGGCTTTCAGGATATACACTTTGAGCAGATGTATGTAGATGCATGTGCCATGAATCTCATTAGGCAGCCAGAAACGTTTGATGTAATTGTTACTACCAATTTGTTTGGCGATATTTTATCTGATGAGGCAGCTCAGGTGGTTGGAGGTTTAGGTATGGCGCCTGCAGCAAACATAGGAGATAATTTTGCATTATTTGAGCCTGTTCACGGAGCTGCATTTGATATTGCTGGAAAACAAGCTGCAAATCCATCTTCATTCATTCTTTCTGCAAAAATGATGTTTGAATGGCTCGGAATGAAAAACAATGATCAGAAATGTTTCACGGTAGCAAAAAAAATAGAATCAGCGGTATATGGTGTAGTACAAAAAGGATTAAAGACAAAGGATATTGGTGGCAATATTACAACTAGTGAATTTGCTAGGCATGTAATTTCAAACATTACTTAA